Proteins found in one uncultured Campylobacter sp. genomic segment:
- the sodB gene encoding superoxide dismutase [Fe] — MFELRKLPFDPKANAVVSEETCNYHHGKHHQTYVNNLNNLIKGTEFEGASLFDILTKSSGGVFNNAAQVYNHDFYWDCIAKKSQMSDELKARLEKDIPNFKEEFLKAATTLFGSGWAWLVYNPKEDKLQIVQTSNAQTPVTDGLVPLLVADVWEHAYYVDHRNARPAYLEKLFENINWDFVSSAYEWALKEGLNSVKFYVSELHGGAKSCCGCGCN, encoded by the coding sequence ATGTTTGAACTTAGAAAACTACCTTTCGATCCGAAAGCAAACGCCGTCGTAAGCGAAGAAACCTGTAACTATCACCACGGCAAGCACCACCAAACCTACGTCAATAACCTAAATAATTTGATAAAAGGTACAGAGTTTGAGGGCGCTAGCCTCTTTGATATCCTTACAAAAAGCTCGGGCGGCGTGTTTAACAACGCGGCTCAGGTCTATAACCATGACTTTTACTGGGATTGCATCGCCAAAAAAAGCCAAATGAGCGACGAGCTAAAGGCGCGCCTAGAAAAAGATATTCCAAATTTTAAAGAGGAGTTTTTAAAGGCTGCGACTACGCTTTTTGGCTCCGGCTGGGCGTGGCTAGTTTATAATCCAAAAGAGGACAAACTGCAAATCGTGCAAACAAGCAACGCGCAAACCCCAGTAACTGACGGCCTAGTACCGCTTCTAGTCGCGGACGTTTGGGAGCACGCATACTACGTCGATCACAGAAACGCGCGCCCGGCGTATTTAGAGAAGCTGTTTGAAAATATCAACTGGGATTTCGTCTCGAGCGCTTACGAATGGGCGCTAAAAGAGGGGCTAAATTCGGTTAAATTTTACGTTTCCGAGCTTCACGGCGGCGCTAAATCTTGCTGCGGTTGCGGCTGCAACTAG
- a CDS encoding DctP family TRAP transporter solute-binding subunit, whose amino-acid sequence MKFKLLSALLLSCALAGSAFAAGKTYTIKFAHVVAASTPKGKAADFFAKRVGELSGGAIKVEVYPAASLMDDDRVFAALKLGNVQMAAPSFSKFTPIVPQFQLFDLPFIFRDNAHLYAVEDGEVGQALKDMIAKKGFIALDFWDAGFKHFSSSKKPIVEPADAKGQKFRIQSSKVLEEQIKAIGGNPQVLPFSEVYPALQQGVVDATENPLSNFYNSKFYEAQSSLTLSGHGYLGYLVVMSEKFWKGLPDDMKAHVTQALKEATAYEREETAKEEEHILSELKKFAGESKKLEIIELNADQKGKWAEAMKPIYPNFYNVIGQDLVEKTINTK is encoded by the coding sequence ATGAAATTTAAGTTACTTTCCGCACTGCTTCTTTCTTGCGCGCTGGCCGGAAGCGCGTTTGCCGCAGGTAAAACCTACACTATCAAATTCGCCCATGTCGTGGCCGCCTCTACGCCAAAAGGCAAGGCTGCCGATTTTTTTGCCAAACGTGTCGGCGAGCTTAGCGGCGGAGCGATCAAAGTCGAGGTATATCCTGCCGCGTCGCTGATGGATGACGATAGGGTTTTTGCCGCGCTAAAGCTTGGTAACGTCCAAATGGCCGCGCCTAGTTTCTCTAAATTTACGCCGATAGTACCGCAGTTTCAGCTATTTGACCTGCCGTTTATCTTTAGAGACAACGCTCACCTTTACGCGGTAGAGGACGGCGAAGTCGGACAAGCTCTAAAAGATATGATCGCTAAAAAAGGCTTCATCGCGCTTGATTTTTGGGACGCGGGATTCAAGCACTTTAGCTCAAGCAAAAAGCCTATCGTAGAGCCTGCGGACGCTAAGGGACAAAAATTCCGCATCCAAAGCTCAAAGGTGCTTGAAGAGCAGATTAAAGCTATCGGCGGCAACCCGCAAGTACTGCCGTTTTCAGAGGTTTATCCGGCCCTTCAACAAGGCGTAGTCGATGCGACGGAAAACCCGCTTTCAAATTTCTATAACTCCAAATTTTACGAGGCGCAAAGCTCTTTAACGCTATCAGGCCACGGATATTTGGGATATTTAGTCGTTATGAGCGAGAAATTTTGGAAAGGCTTGCCTGATGATATGAAGGCTCACGTAACGCAAGCTCTAAAAGAGGCTACGGCTTACGAGCGCGAAGAGACGGCTAAAGAAGAAGAGCATATTTTAAGCGAGCTTAAAAAATTTGCCGGCGAAAGTAAAAAGCTTGAGATAATCGAGCTAAATGCCGATCAAAAGGGCAAATGGGCAGAGGCTATGAAGCCGATTTATCCGAACTTCTACAACGTGATCGGTCAAGACCTGGTAGAAAAAACGATAAATACGAAGTAG